The proteins below are encoded in one region of Cystobacter ferrugineus:
- a CDS encoding AraC family transcriptional regulator, which yields MERLNESRIGALITDAYSVRASTGVASTLHAQHGAAILIGLDADVTVLEPGRGRVSGRVVVVPPHVRHATSSPGPTLALLYDPQAAPHIADYSRLRGGAFPLESHLARRLEAASVAHGACLTRAEVLDGLARESATWLARELPRRRPDARVARVLEALKDPAADPRLVLARTGLSRAHLRALFVREVGMPLRTYQLWRRLLVALRAFAHLDATSAAHFAGFADLAHFSRTCRRMLGYSPTTLRGQLLREEGAPLNSRGAPRPGGARPAR from the coding sequence ATGGAGCGCTTGAACGAATCGCGGATCGGAGCCCTCATCACGGATGCCTACTCGGTGCGTGCCTCCACCGGCGTGGCGTCGACGCTCCACGCGCAGCACGGCGCGGCGATCCTCATCGGCCTGGACGCCGACGTGACGGTGTTGGAGCCGGGGCGCGGGAGGGTGAGCGGACGCGTGGTGGTGGTGCCTCCCCATGTGCGGCACGCCACCTCGAGCCCCGGACCCACGCTCGCGCTCCTCTATGATCCGCAGGCGGCGCCGCACATCGCCGACTATTCACGCCTGCGCGGAGGGGCCTTTCCGCTCGAGTCCCACCTCGCGCGGCGGCTCGAGGCCGCCTCGGTGGCGCATGGCGCGTGCCTGACGCGCGCGGAGGTACTCGATGGCCTCGCCCGCGAGTCGGCGACGTGGCTCGCCCGGGAGCTGCCCCGCCGCCGGCCCGATGCCCGCGTGGCCCGGGTGCTCGAGGCCCTGAAGGATCCAGCCGCCGACCCGCGCCTCGTCCTCGCGCGCACGGGCCTGTCCCGCGCGCACCTCCGGGCGCTGTTCGTGCGCGAGGTGGGCATGCCCCTGCGGACCTACCAGCTCTGGCGCCGGCTGCTCGTCGCGCTGAGAGCCTTCGCGCACCTGGACGCCACGAGCGCCGCCCACTTCGCCGGCTTCGCCGACCTCGCCCACTTCTCGCGCACCTGCCGCCGCATGCTGGGCTACTCGCCGACCACGCTGCGCGGACAGCTCCTCCGGGAGGAGGGGGCCCCGCTCAACTCGCGCGGCGCTCCTCGCCCCGGCGGCGCACGGCCCGCCAGGTGA
- a CDS encoding cytochrome P450: MNLLSDEMRRDPYPAYDQARDVSPVLHEPRADVWMIFDHEGVKRALHEHELFSSVVSPPDNKTSRWLVFTDAPRHTKLRALIMRAFTPRAVANLEPRIREWSHQFLDGPLERGSMDLVEELAVPLPLWVITQMFGAPREDLPRFKRWSDVIMALSYFLAGGAEAERAGREFRAVTDEMQAYLTGLISQRRAEPREDLLTQLIAAEVDGERLTEEDLLGFFQLLLSAGHETTTNLISNTLLCLLEHPEQLARLRADPGLLPLAIEEVLRYRSPVQTMFRVTTRDVPLHGQVIPAGKLVMPMIGSANRDPRRFPDAHRFDITRDPNPHLAFGHGIHFCIGAPLSRLEARIALGVFLERVKHFELASDTPWEPRRAIHVHGPVRLPLRLEGVRRTARP; the protein is encoded by the coding sequence ATGAACCTTCTGTCCGATGAAATGCGCCGCGATCCCTATCCCGCGTATGACCAGGCGCGCGACGTCTCTCCCGTGCTTCACGAGCCGCGCGCGGATGTATGGATGATTTTCGACCACGAGGGCGTCAAGCGCGCGCTCCACGAGCACGAGCTCTTCAGCTCGGTCGTGTCACCGCCGGACAACAAGACCTCCCGGTGGCTCGTCTTCACCGATGCACCGCGCCACACGAAGCTGCGCGCCCTCATCATGCGAGCCTTCACCCCACGCGCCGTGGCCAACCTCGAGCCCCGCATCCGGGAGTGGTCCCACCAGTTCCTGGACGGACCGCTCGAGCGGGGGAGCATGGACCTGGTCGAGGAGCTGGCGGTTCCCCTGCCGCTGTGGGTGATCACCCAGATGTTCGGCGCGCCCCGGGAGGATCTGCCACGGTTCAAGCGCTGGAGTGATGTGATCATGGCCTTGAGCTACTTCCTCGCGGGAGGAGCGGAGGCCGAGCGGGCGGGGCGGGAGTTCCGCGCGGTGACGGACGAGATGCAAGCGTATCTCACGGGCCTGATTTCCCAGCGGCGGGCGGAGCCGAGGGAGGATCTGCTCACCCAGCTCATCGCGGCCGAGGTGGATGGAGAGCGGCTGACGGAGGAGGATCTCCTCGGCTTCTTCCAGTTGCTGCTCTCCGCCGGGCACGAGACGACGACGAACCTGATCAGCAACACCCTGCTCTGCCTGCTGGAGCATCCGGAGCAGCTCGCCCGGCTCCGGGCGGACCCGGGCCTGTTGCCCCTGGCGATCGAGGAGGTGCTGCGCTACCGCTCGCCCGTCCAGACGATGTTCCGTGTGACGACGCGGGACGTCCCGCTCCACGGCCAGGTGATTCCCGCCGGCAAGCTGGTGATGCCCATGATTGGCTCGGCGAACCGGGATCCGCGCAGGTTCCCCGACGCGCACCGCTTCGACATCACGCGAGATCCCAACCCGCACCTCGCGTTCGGCCATGGCATCCACTTCTGCATCGGGGCCCCGCTGTCACGGTTGGAGGCGCGGATCGCCCTGGGCGTGTTCCTCGAGCGGGTGAAACACTTCGAGCTCGCGAGCGATACCCCCTGGGAGCCACGCCGGGCCATCCACGTGCATGGCCCCGTCCGTCTGCCCCTGCGCCTGGAGGGAGTCAGGCGAACCGCACGACCCTGA
- a CDS encoding AAA family ATPase yields MKLLVRKLGLIEHAELDIRPLTVFIGENGTNKTWVAYSLYGLMRSLMRDNPPSLPVEHALDDAHHSTLERIRADNAAIASSLAGEGSRNLSLERDFSKYFSESSATRVLVGKVPFVRQLLRLPKSLPDVELRLEFASSEYRTKTDPVRIIVEASSRSAVSAVLRVRTSPDVEHVSFLDSRDKLRDAAWWETTLSSAFELWLSQAPGNVFVLPAERKTLASAHDLLRDEFGKVVTIPVADYAEFLGSRGRAAAYGFEAVGEFPLQDLGKLLESQVVKGTIGFTEDEEGTGFTFSPSDQVELPIHAASSLVRALAGLNLYLETAKPGDFVVIDELEMNAHPEAQLALTELVAMLVNRGIRVVMTTHSPYIVDHLNNLMAAARVAPERQDELTPHFQLKSREAFLPADKVAAFHFAPVSGKVEVRDVLNRETETIDWRTFSRVTDELSNLYGRILEAKERE; encoded by the coding sequence GTGAAGCTGCTGGTTCGAAAATTGGGGCTCATCGAACACGCGGAACTCGACATCCGCCCACTGACGGTATTCATCGGGGAAAACGGGACCAACAAGACCTGGGTGGCCTACTCGCTCTACGGCCTGATGCGGAGCCTGATGAGGGACAACCCTCCATCGCTTCCGGTGGAGCATGCACTCGATGACGCACATCATTCCACCTTGGAGCGGATTCGGGCCGACAATGCGGCCATTGCCTCGAGTCTAGCTGGGGAGGGCAGCCGAAACCTGTCGCTGGAGCGCGATTTTTCGAAGTACTTCTCGGAAAGTTCTGCCACGCGAGTACTCGTGGGCAAGGTCCCCTTCGTGCGTCAGCTGTTGAGGCTTCCCAAGAGCTTACCTGACGTCGAACTCAGGCTGGAGTTCGCCAGCTCCGAGTACCGCACCAAGACCGATCCAGTGAGGATAATTGTTGAAGCATCGAGCAGGAGTGCAGTGAGTGCAGTGCTGAGGGTGCGCACCTCTCCCGATGTCGAGCATGTGAGTTTTCTAGATTCGAGAGACAAGCTTCGCGATGCCGCCTGGTGGGAGACGACATTGTCATCTGCTTTCGAACTCTGGCTCTCTCAAGCTCCCGGAAACGTATTCGTCCTTCCCGCGGAAAGAAAGACGTTGGCATCGGCCCATGACCTCCTGAGAGATGAATTTGGCAAGGTGGTGACCATTCCGGTCGCCGATTACGCGGAGTTCCTCGGGTCGCGAGGACGGGCCGCTGCTTACGGATTCGAAGCAGTGGGCGAATTTCCACTCCAGGACCTTGGAAAGCTCCTGGAAAGTCAGGTGGTCAAGGGGACCATCGGCTTCACGGAGGATGAGGAGGGAACAGGTTTCACCTTCAGCCCGTCCGACCAGGTCGAGCTTCCCATCCATGCCGCATCGTCGCTGGTGCGGGCGTTGGCGGGCTTGAACCTCTATCTGGAAACAGCGAAGCCGGGAGACTTCGTCGTCATCGACGAGCTGGAGATGAACGCGCACCCGGAGGCGCAGCTCGCGTTGACGGAGCTGGTGGCAATGCTCGTCAACCGGGGCATCCGCGTGGTGATGACGACCCACAGCCCGTACATCGTGGACCACCTGAACAACCTGATGGCAGCGGCGCGGGTCGCGCCCGAGCGCCAGGACGAGCTGACTCCGCACTTCCAACTCAAGAGCCGCGAGGCCTTCCTACCCGCGGACAAGGTGGCGGCATTCCACTTCGCTCCAGTGAGCGGGAAGGTGGAGGTCCGAGACGTGCTGAACCGGGAGACGGAGACCATCGACTGGCGCACGTTCAGCCGGGTGACCGATGAGCTGAGCAACCTCTACGGCCGCATCCTCGAAGCGAAAGAGCGCGAATGA